One part of the Acinetobacter sp. XS-4 genome encodes these proteins:
- the sbnA gene encoding 2,3-diaminopropionate biosynthesis protein SbnA yields the protein MIHENILDCIGKTPLLQLSRLFTHQSISVIAKMELLNPGGSIKDRPALFMLQEGLKSGVINKDSHIVESSSGNLAIALAMACKIYGLKFTAVIDPKIASANLQMLKLYKANIEMVSEKDQNGGYLKTRIDTVKRLCQQLPNAVWINQYANPNNWKSHYFGEAEEILNQIDRKIDYLVIGASTSGTIMGVSRRLKEKFPELKVIAVDIVGSVLFGGTSGPREIPGIGASTVPALLSPDEIDDVIYVDDYESALGCRELLEHEGIFAGGSSGSSISAIKKLIPTIPEGSCVLTLLPDRGDRYLDLVYEDEWFEMIKKRHFNRNIRRQENLTLQNVV from the coding sequence ATGATCCATGAAAATATTCTCGACTGCATAGGTAAAACGCCACTATTACAACTATCAAGGCTATTCACGCATCAATCAATTTCTGTGATTGCGAAAATGGAATTGTTAAACCCAGGTGGAAGTATTAAAGACCGTCCAGCATTATTCATGCTACAGGAAGGTCTAAAATCTGGAGTAATTAATAAAGATAGTCATATCGTTGAAAGTTCTTCAGGAAACTTAGCGATTGCGCTTGCAATGGCATGCAAAATATATGGATTAAAATTTACTGCCGTTATTGATCCGAAAATTGCCTCAGCAAACTTACAAATGCTGAAGCTCTACAAAGCCAATATCGAGATGGTCTCTGAAAAAGACCAAAACGGTGGTTACTTAAAAACCAGAATTGACACTGTAAAACGGCTCTGCCAACAACTGCCAAATGCGGTCTGGATTAATCAATATGCAAATCCAAACAACTGGAAAAGCCACTATTTTGGTGAAGCAGAAGAAATCCTAAATCAAATTGATCGCAAGATTGATTACCTCGTGATCGGGGCAAGTACCTCCGGCACGATTATGGGTGTATCCCGCCGCCTTAAAGAAAAATTCCCAGAATTAAAAGTGATTGCTGTCGATATTGTCGGCTCTGTCTTATTTGGTGGTACGTCTGGTCCACGTGAAATTCCCGGTATTGGGGCAAGCACTGTTCCAGCTCTACTCTCCCCCGATGAAATTGATGATGTCATTTATGTGGATGACTATGAATCGGCACTCGGTTGCAGAGAACTTCTTGAACATGAAGGAATTTTTGCAGGCGGTTCGAGCGGCTCATCTATTTCAGCCATAAAAAAACTGATTCCAACCATTCCCGAAGGTTCATGCGTCTTAACGCTATTGCCTGATCGTGGCGACCGTTATTTAGATCTCGTTTATGAAGATGAATGGTTCGAAATGATCAAAAAGCGTCACTTTAATCGAAACATACGACGTCAAGAAAACCTTACTTTACAAAATGTTGTTTAA
- a CDS encoding ABC transporter substrate-binding protein, whose translation MSKLEKTQLQLGYIPLLDCLALLWAKQRGFFEEVGLDVTLVKEASWASLRDRLAFGLLDAAHCLSAMLPAAAVGADQIGTPLQTSLVLSENRAFISLSQKLTHQLAIQENDTAQITAQKVTSYLEQGHSLSLAHVFKHSIHHYCLREWLALASPELAQLIQLKTLPPPYMVEALDKHVIDGFCVGEPWNTQGELLGLSKMICSSQNIIPPVADKVLAVTQEWAELHPETLVALTAAIMKAQQELGELHDFAPILKLLVEFGIVRFHCSEEVHVDKYYMIQDIVRHLVKESALPKVEDFYWLLEQMQKWDELQLDQAKITSLGAQCINLEAYEKAKQLSFI comes from the coding sequence ATGAGCAAACTAGAAAAGACTCAATTACAACTCGGCTATATTCCTTTGCTTGATTGTCTTGCACTACTTTGGGCTAAACAAAGAGGTTTCTTTGAAGAAGTAGGTTTAGATGTCACTTTAGTTAAAGAAGCTTCTTGGGCAAGCCTGCGCGACCGTCTTGCTTTTGGGTTATTAGATGCAGCCCACTGCTTATCTGCAATGTTACCTGCGGCCGCTGTAGGTGCAGATCAAATTGGTACGCCTCTACAAACTTCACTGGTTTTAAGTGAAAATCGTGCTTTCATTAGCTTAAGTCAAAAGCTTACTCATCAACTGGCAATTCAAGAAAATGATACGGCTCAAATAACGGCTCAAAAAGTGACGAGCTATCTTGAACAAGGTCACTCCCTCTCTTTAGCACATGTGTTTAAGCACTCCATTCATCATTATTGTTTGAGAGAATGGTTAGCTTTAGCAAGTCCAGAACTCGCTCAATTGATTCAGTTAAAAACATTACCACCACCTTATATGGTTGAAGCACTCGATAAACATGTGATTGATGGTTTTTGTGTGGGCGAACCGTGGAATACTCAAGGTGAGCTTCTTGGTTTAAGTAAAATGATTTGCTCAAGCCAAAACATTATTCCACCTGTGGCTGACAAGGTTTTAGCTGTAACGCAGGAATGGGCTGAGCTGCATCCAGAAACGTTAGTTGCACTTACCGCTGCAATTATGAAAGCTCAGCAAGAATTGGGCGAGTTACACGACTTTGCTCCAATTTTAAAGTTATTGGTTGAGTTTGGAATTGTTCGTTTTCATTGCTCAGAAGAAGTGCATGTCGACAAATACTATATGATTCAGGATATTGTCCGTCATTTGGTAAAAGAAAGTGCACTTCCAAAAGTAGAAGACTTTTATTGGCTACTCGAGCAAATGCAAAAGTGGGATGAACTTCAACTCGACCAAGCAAAAATCACAAGCTTGGGAGCTCAATGTATTAATCTTGAGGCTTATGAAAAAGCAAAACAGCTTAGTTTTATCTAG
- a CDS encoding ANTAR domain-containing protein gives MPKLKIALIDDDHARADYIRKSLLENDFEVVACLTLDHLNIFRLEHLQADVILLDMDHPHRDIIESCVSSYDLPTVLFTKNSDKDTIKQAIDAGVTAYIVDGIDPARLHTILEISIEQYKKHKKLEGDLKEAQTKLADRKDVEKAKVLLMQLHGLPEETAFQLLRKNAMSHRITIGEMARRLLDAQKLLGNPLKDE, from the coding sequence ATGCCAAAACTCAAAATAGCCCTTATTGATGATGATCATGCGCGAGCCGACTATATAAGAAAAAGTTTGCTTGAAAATGATTTTGAAGTGGTCGCTTGCCTTACTTTGGACCACTTGAATATCTTTCGTCTGGAACATTTACAAGCTGATGTGATCTTGCTTGATATGGACCATCCACACCGCGACATTATAGAAAGCTGTGTCAGTAGCTATGACCTACCAACCGTTCTATTCACCAAAAATTCAGATAAAGACACAATCAAACAAGCCATAGATGCGGGAGTAACTGCTTATATTGTCGATGGAATTGATCCTGCCCGCTTACATACCATTTTAGAAATCTCAATTGAGCAATATAAAAAGCACAAAAAACTTGAAGGTGATTTAAAAGAAGCTCAAACCAAACTTGCCGACCGTAAGGATGTTGAAAAAGCCAAAGTTTTACTGATGCAACTGCATGGCCTACCTGAAGAAACTGCATTCCAGCTTCTTAGAAAAAATGCGATGAGCCACCGGATTACGATTGGAGAAATGGCACGGCGTTTACTTGACGCTCAAAAATTACTTGGCAATCCACTAAAGGATGAATAA
- the nirB gene encoding nitrite reductase large subunit NirB translates to MKLVMIGHGMVGHKFIEAILEKADDELEITILAEEPRIAYDRVHLTEYFSGKSAKDLSLARFDFADAHGIDLRLNTKATAIDTAAQTVTTNHGDVISYDKLVLATGSYAFVPPIPGNDRENCFVYRTIEDLDAIRAASLNAKTGVVIGGGLLGLEAAKALRDLELETHVVEFAPRLMAVQIDDLGGKVLRRKIEDLGVKVHTQKATQSIECGDSTTHVMKFADGSELEADVILFSAGIRPRDELARNSGLAIGERGGIVINDYCQTSDKNVYAIGECALWQNKIYGLVAPGYDMARIAAKHISDEECNCFAGADMSTKLKLMGVDVASVGDAHAMTPGALSYFYADEHALVYKKIVVDADKTKLLGAVLVGDATEYSDLLQMMLNGLALPEVPESLIMPGFEQSAGKSGGSGVDLLPDSATICSCNNVSKADICQAISDGSTSLGALKKCTKAATACGGCAPLVTQVLKSELQRQGVTVNNHICEHFPYSRQELHHLVRVNEIKTFDDLIHQHGHGLGCDICKPTAANILASCWNDFVLEPSHAGLQDSNDYYLGNIQKDGSYSVVPRMAGGEVTPDGLIAIGQIAKKYNLYTKITGGQRVDMFGAQVHELPFIWEELNAAGFESGHAYGKSLRTVKSCVGSTWCRYGVDNSVGLAIELENRYKGLRSPHKLKMAVSGCTRECAEAQGKDVGIIATEKGWNLYVCGNGGMKPRHAELLASDLDKATLIRYIDRFYMFYIQTADRLQRTSVWRDNMEGGLDYLKSVVVDDSLGLAAELERRMEHIIGTYQDEWRTAVENPEVRKRFQTYINAGASEQADPHIQFTTERGQIRPLSDVERSEDRIPMVEA, encoded by the coding sequence ATGAAATTGGTAATGATTGGTCATGGTATGGTGGGCCACAAATTCATCGAAGCCATTTTAGAAAAAGCAGATGATGAACTAGAAATCACTATCCTCGCGGAAGAACCTCGTATCGCGTATGACCGCGTACATTTGACAGAATATTTTTCAGGGAAGTCAGCAAAAGATTTATCTTTGGCACGTTTTGACTTTGCTGATGCTCATGGCATTGACTTACGTCTTAATACAAAAGCAACTGCAATTGATACCGCGGCACAAACAGTCACAACCAACCATGGTGATGTCATTAGCTATGACAAATTGGTGTTGGCAACGGGTTCGTATGCATTCGTTCCGCCAATTCCGGGGAATGACCGTGAAAATTGTTTTGTTTACCGTACCATTGAAGACTTAGATGCCATTCGTGCAGCGAGTTTAAATGCAAAAACAGGTGTTGTGATTGGCGGTGGTTTACTCGGTCTTGAAGCAGCGAAAGCCTTACGTGACCTAGAATTAGAAACACATGTTGTTGAATTTGCACCACGTTTAATGGCAGTTCAAATTGATGACTTGGGTGGTAAGGTTTTACGTCGCAAAATTGAAGATCTTGGCGTAAAAGTTCATACACAAAAAGCGACTCAATCTATTGAATGTGGTGACAGCACAACGCATGTGATGAAGTTTGCTGATGGTAGCGAGCTTGAAGCTGATGTGATTTTATTCTCTGCGGGTATTCGTCCTCGTGATGAGCTTGCACGTAATAGTGGTCTTGCGATTGGTGAGCGCGGCGGTATCGTCATTAATGATTACTGCCAAACTTCAGACAAGAACGTTTATGCCATTGGTGAATGTGCGCTTTGGCAAAACAAAATTTATGGTTTGGTTGCACCAGGCTATGACATGGCGCGTATTGCAGCAAAACACATTTCAGATGAAGAATGTAACTGCTTTGCTGGCGCGGACATGAGCACCAAGTTGAAATTAATGGGGGTGGACGTTGCTTCTGTTGGTGATGCTCATGCTATGACCCCTGGTGCATTAAGCTATTTCTATGCAGATGAGCATGCACTGGTTTATAAAAAGATTGTTGTAGATGCGGACAAAACCAAATTGCTTGGTGCAGTTTTGGTTGGCGATGCAACAGAATACAGCGACCTTTTACAAATGATGTTAAACGGTCTGGCTTTACCGGAAGTGCCTGAAAGCTTGATCATGCCGGGCTTTGAACAGTCGGCAGGAAAATCTGGTGGTAGCGGTGTAGATTTACTGCCGGACAGCGCAACGATTTGTTCATGTAACAACGTATCAAAAGCGGACATCTGCCAAGCAATTAGCGATGGTTCGACCTCTTTAGGTGCATTAAAGAAATGCACCAAAGCAGCAACCGCATGTGGTGGCTGTGCACCATTAGTGACTCAAGTTTTAAAGTCAGAGTTACAACGTCAAGGTGTGACTGTAAATAACCACATTTGTGAACACTTCCCGTACTCGCGTCAAGAGCTACATCACTTGGTTCGTGTCAATGAAATCAAAACTTTTGATGACTTGATTCACCAACACGGACATGGTTTGGGTTGTGATATCTGTAAACCGACTGCGGCAAATATCTTGGCTTCTTGCTGGAACGATTTCGTACTTGAACCAAGTCATGCAGGTCTGCAAGACAGTAATGACTACTACTTGGGGAATATCCAAAAAGATGGTTCTTACTCAGTTGTACCGCGTATGGCTGGCGGTGAAGTGACTCCAGATGGTTTGATTGCTATTGGTCAAATCGCGAAGAAATATAATCTGTATACCAAAATTACTGGCGGTCAACGCGTTGACATGTTCGGTGCACAAGTTCATGAGCTTCCATTCATTTGGGAAGAGTTAAATGCTGCAGGTTTTGAGTCTGGCCATGCTTACGGTAAATCTTTGCGTACTGTGAAGTCTTGTGTAGGTAGCACATGGTGTCGTTACGGTGTAGATAACTCGGTTGGTTTAGCGATTGAGCTTGAAAATCGCTACAAGGGTTTGCGCTCACCACATAAATTAAAAATGGCTGTGTCTGGTTGTACACGTGAGTGTGCTGAAGCACAAGGTAAAGATGTGGGTATTATCGCGACTGAAAAAGGTTGGAACCTTTATGTTTGTGGTAACGGTGGTATGAAACCACGCCATGCGGAGTTACTTGCCTCTGACCTCGATAAAGCAACGCTCATTCGTTATATCGACCGTTTCTATATGTTCTACATTCAAACCGCAGACCGTTTACAACGTACGAGCGTATGGCGCGACAACATGGAAGGTGGTCTAGATTACCTTAAATCTGTGGTTGTTGATGATTCTCTTGGTTTAGCTGCTGAGCTTGAGCGCCGTATGGAACACATCATTGGAACATACCAAGACGAATGGCGTACTGCGGTAGAAAATCCTGAAGTTCGTAAGCGCTTCCAGACTTATATCAATGCAGGCGCAAGTGAGCAGGCCGATCCACACATTCAATTTACAACTGAACGCGGTCAAATCCGTCCATTATCAGATGTTGAGCGTTCAGAAGACCGTATTCCAATGGTTGAAGCATAA
- the nirD gene encoding nitrite reductase small subunit NirD, which produces MNIVQDKNMLPDGQWIDVCALDDLIPNTGAGALVDGQAVAIFRVGHEKRVYVLSNKDPFSQANVMSRGIIGDLQGERVIASPIYKQHFSLATGRCLEDKDQKLSVYPSKIVDGRVFVNPVPQKTYITNTGVSQDKLKLVLIGNGLAGMRCLEDLLDMAPDRYEVTVIGEEPWGNYNRIMLSPVLSGEKTIEDIMLHPPKWYSDKGIKFIAGDKAVKIDRPRKVVYTEKEQTVDYDRLILATGSAPFIPPVQGVDLKGVLTFRDIYDVNTMIEYCGSKTNAVVIGGGLLGLEAAYGLKQRGMNVTVLHLMDRIMERQLDSRASQLLRHSIDQKGINIITEANTEALIGDENGHVKQIRLKDGTVLDADLVVFAVGIRPNISLAQSAGLRCNRGVLVNDTMQTFDPSIYAVGECIEHRGQTFGLVEPLWGQAFICATHLAEHGSLTFKAPTVPTQLKVSGVDVFSAGNFEPKDDYEDIILNDEKRHIYKRIIIQSDRVIGAVLFGDTEDGMWYAELIADQTPVSSFRNKLLFGRDFALKNAG; this is translated from the coding sequence ATGAATATTGTACAAGACAAAAATATGCTTCCTGATGGTCAATGGATTGATGTGTGTGCACTTGATGACTTAATTCCCAACACTGGCGCAGGTGCGCTAGTGGATGGTCAAGCAGTGGCTATCTTCCGTGTGGGACATGAAAAACGTGTTTATGTGCTCAGCAATAAAGATCCGTTTAGCCAAGCCAATGTCATGAGCCGAGGAATTATTGGTGATTTACAAGGCGAACGTGTTATTGCATCACCAATCTATAAACAACATTTCAGCTTAGCAACGGGGCGCTGTTTAGAAGATAAAGACCAAAAACTTTCAGTTTATCCAAGCAAAATTGTTGATGGCCGTGTTTTTGTTAACCCTGTGCCGCAAAAAACTTATATTACCAATACAGGTGTATCTCAAGACAAACTTAAACTGGTACTGATTGGTAATGGTTTAGCAGGAATGCGTTGCCTAGAAGATTTACTTGATATGGCCCCAGACCGTTATGAAGTCACGGTAATTGGTGAAGAACCTTGGGGTAACTATAACCGTATCATGTTATCTCCGGTTTTATCGGGTGAAAAAACCATTGAAGATATTATGTTGCACCCGCCAAAGTGGTATAGCGATAAAGGCATTAAATTTATTGCAGGCGATAAAGCGGTAAAAATTGATCGTCCTCGTAAAGTGGTTTACACCGAAAAAGAGCAAACAGTTGATTATGATCGTTTGATTTTGGCAACAGGTTCGGCTCCGTTTATTCCACCAGTTCAAGGTGTTGACTTAAAAGGTGTCTTAACTTTCCGTGATATTTATGACGTTAACACCATGATTGAGTACTGCGGTTCAAAAACCAATGCAGTCGTGATTGGTGGTGGTTTACTCGGTTTAGAAGCAGCCTACGGTTTAAAACAACGCGGTATGAATGTGACAGTATTGCATTTGATGGACCGTATTATGGAGCGTCAACTTGACAGCCGTGCGAGCCAGTTACTGCGCCATAGCATTGATCAAAAAGGTATTAATATTATTACCGAAGCTAATACAGAAGCGTTAATTGGTGATGAAAACGGTCATGTGAAGCAAATACGCTTGAAAGATGGCACTGTTTTAGACGCTGACCTTGTGGTCTTTGCAGTGGGTATTCGTCCAAATATTAGCTTGGCACAAAGTGCGGGTTTACGTTGTAACCGTGGTGTGTTGGTCAATGACACCATGCAAACGTTTGACCCAAGTATTTATGCCGTAGGTGAGTGTATTGAACATCGCGGTCAAACTTTCGGCTTGGTTGAACCATTATGGGGTCAAGCATTTATTTGTGCGACACATTTGGCAGAACACGGCAGCTTAACTTTTAAAGCACCGACTGTACCGACTCAGTTAAAAGTAAGTGGTGTCGATGTATTCTCTGCGGGTAATTTTGAGCCTAAAGATGATTATGAAGACATTATCTTGAATGATGAAAAACGTCATATCTATAAACGTATTATTATCCAAAGTGATCGAGTGATTGGCGCAGTTTTATTTGGCGATACTGAAGATGGCATGTGGTATGCAGAGTTAATTGCAGATCAAACCCCAGTCTCATCATTTAGAAATAAACTGCTATTTGGTCGAGATTTTGCATTAAAAAATGCAGGCTAA
- a CDS encoding nitrate reductase — protein sequence MNSIPSVEIDSSDHVATTITKTTCPYCGVGCGVSVNVQQKPQGPLVEVEGDAEHPSNFGRLCIKGSRLADTLGLETRALQPMMGRKADRVVTTWDAAINKIADKFQSCIDQYGRDSIAFYVSGQLLTEDYYVVNKFVKGYLGTANIDTNSRLCMSSAVAGHKRSFGEDIVPASYEDFEHADMVVLVGSNTAWCHPVLYQRIMQAKSQNPDMFVVVIDPRFTSTCEQADLHLPILPGQDVALFNGLFQYLYRNGHADQAFVDAYTEGLEEVLASSQQETDVEYVAKRSGISLDKLQQFFEKFAQTEKVITLFSMGVNQSSQGVNKANSIINCHLLTGKIGKLGAAPFSMTGQPNAMGGREVGGLANMLAAHMDLDNPLHQKVVQTFWDSPFIATQAGLKAVDLFRAVEAGKIKAIWIMATNPVVSLPDADQVKRALEKCELVVVSDICADTDTTAYADVLLPALGWGEKDGTVTNSERRISRQRAFLPAPGEAKADWWSVSQVAKKLGFNGFDFASASDIFNEHAALSAQDNADINTRAESNNFRYFNLKGLMNLSTAEYDALQPIQWPVWNKNQNAKAVQQLFGKGQFSHKNAKAKLIPTVAIDPVHAVSEDYPLILNTGRIRDQWHTMTRTGLSPNLTSHRAEPFCEIHPSDALKFGVRDQGLVEVRSKWGSCVLRVTFSSGVRRGQIFAPIHWTEQVASDARIGKVVNPEVDAISGEPEFKHTPVTIQPFYTTWQGVLYVREGYDSHIQESLHHCAWWTKVKMVKTNRYELADRQTFHDTQKNLKSFLPFADETFEWLSIEDISSQLSHSIILKEGVVIASLYIAPSDLLPDRDWVASLFKRERLSALHRKALLAGMPMSATNNDGPLVCSCFKVGKNKIIDAIKTQNITHEKQVTACLKAGGNCGSCLPEIRGLIKACQQEVEV from the coding sequence ATGAATAGTATTCCAAGCGTTGAAATCGATAGCTCCGACCATGTTGCAACAACTATAACCAAAACAACATGTCCATATTGTGGGGTAGGATGCGGTGTTAGCGTAAACGTCCAACAAAAACCTCAAGGACCTCTGGTAGAAGTTGAGGGGGATGCTGAGCATCCTTCCAACTTTGGACGTTTATGTATTAAAGGTAGCCGACTTGCGGATACTTTGGGGTTAGAAACACGTGCTTTACAACCAATGATGGGACGAAAAGCTGATCGGGTAGTAACCACATGGGATGCGGCAATCAATAAGATTGCTGATAAATTCCAATCTTGTATCGATCAATATGGTCGTGACAGCATTGCATTTTATGTTTCAGGTCAGCTTTTGACTGAAGATTATTATGTGGTGAACAAGTTTGTAAAAGGTTATTTGGGTACTGCAAATATCGACACCAATTCACGCCTTTGCATGTCATCTGCGGTTGCGGGTCATAAACGTAGCTTTGGTGAAGATATTGTTCCTGCAAGTTATGAAGATTTTGAACATGCAGATATGGTGGTATTAGTCGGTTCTAATACCGCATGGTGCCATCCTGTGCTTTATCAACGGATCATGCAGGCTAAAAGCCAAAATCCAGATATGTTTGTTGTGGTGATTGACCCACGTTTTACCAGTACTTGTGAGCAAGCTGATTTACATTTACCGATTTTACCGGGTCAAGATGTCGCTTTATTTAATGGCTTATTTCAATATTTATATCGAAATGGTCATGCTGATCAGGCTTTTGTAGATGCTTATACCGAAGGTCTTGAAGAGGTCTTGGCAAGCAGTCAGCAAGAAACTGATGTTGAATATGTGGCAAAACGTAGTGGTATTTCTTTAGACAAATTACAGCAGTTTTTTGAAAAATTCGCTCAAACTGAAAAAGTAATCACCCTATTTTCAATGGGAGTGAATCAATCAAGTCAGGGTGTAAATAAAGCCAATAGCATTATTAACTGTCATTTACTGACTGGAAAAATTGGTAAGCTCGGCGCTGCACCATTTTCGATGACAGGTCAGCCAAATGCGATGGGTGGTCGAGAAGTGGGTGGCTTAGCCAATATGCTGGCTGCGCATATGGATCTGGATAATCCACTACATCAAAAAGTAGTACAAACCTTTTGGGATAGTCCATTTATTGCGACTCAAGCTGGCTTAAAAGCGGTTGATTTGTTCCGTGCCGTTGAAGCTGGAAAAATTAAAGCCATTTGGATTATGGCGACAAATCCAGTCGTGAGTTTGCCAGATGCCGATCAAGTTAAACGGGCATTAGAGAAATGTGAGTTAGTTGTCGTGTCAGATATCTGCGCAGATACGGACACTACTGCTTATGCTGATGTTTTGCTTCCCGCTTTAGGTTGGGGCGAAAAAGATGGAACTGTTACTAACTCTGAGCGTCGTATTTCACGTCAACGCGCATTTTTACCTGCACCGGGTGAAGCAAAAGCAGACTGGTGGTCTGTTAGCCAAGTCGCGAAAAAATTAGGCTTTAATGGTTTTGACTTCGCGAGTGCAAGTGACATCTTTAATGAGCATGCAGCTTTATCAGCACAAGATAATGCAGACATAAATACTCGTGCAGAAAGTAATAATTTCCGTTATTTTAACTTGAAAGGGTTAATGAATCTGAGCACTGCTGAGTACGATGCTCTGCAACCAATTCAATGGCCCGTGTGGAATAAAAACCAAAATGCTAAAGCCGTTCAACAACTGTTTGGCAAAGGGCAGTTTAGTCATAAAAATGCCAAGGCGAAATTGATTCCGACGGTTGCAATTGACCCGGTTCATGCGGTTTCAGAAGACTATCCACTCATTTTGAACACTGGACGTATTCGTGACCAATGGCACACCATGACGCGTACGGGTTTGTCACCAAATTTAACCAGTCACCGCGCTGAACCATTTTGCGAGATTCATCCGAGTGATGCCTTAAAGTTTGGTGTACGTGATCAAGGCTTAGTAGAAGTTCGTTCGAAATGGGGTAGTTGTGTACTACGCGTGACATTCTCGTCGGGTGTGCGTCGTGGGCAAATTTTTGCGCCAATTCACTGGACTGAACAAGTTGCATCCGATGCTCGTATTGGTAAAGTCGTTAACCCAGAGGTCGATGCGATCTCAGGTGAACCTGAGTTCAAACATACACCTGTCACGATTCAACCATTCTATACCACTTGGCAAGGTGTGCTTTATGTACGTGAAGGATATGATTCACATATTCAAGAATCGCTACATCATTGTGCATGGTGGACTAAGGTCAAAATGGTTAAAACCAACCGTTATGAACTCGCAGATCGTCAAACTTTTCATGACACTCAAAAAAACTTAAAAAGCTTCTTGCCGTTTGCAGATGAAACTTTTGAGTGGTTGAGTATTGAAGATATTTCATCACAATTAAGTCATAGTATTATTTTGAAAGAAGGCGTGGTGATTGCTAGTTTATATATTGCTCCGTCAGATCTATTGCCAGACCGTGATTGGGTAGCAAGTCTATTTAAACGCGAGCGTTTAAGTGCTTTACATCGAAAAGCATTACTGGCTGGCATGCCAATGTCTGCTACAAATAATGACGGACCTTTAGTCTGTAGTTGTTTTAAAGTAGGTAAGAATAAAATTATAGACGCAATTAAAACTCAAAATATAACTCATGAAAAACAAGTGACAGCTTGTTTAAAAGCAGGTGGTAACTGTGGTTCATGTTTACCTGAAATCCGTGGCCTGATTAAAGCTTGCCAACAGGAGGTGGAAGTGTGA
- a CDS encoding NTP transferase domain-containing protein, with protein MNKGYPVTDLVILAGGQARRMNGLNKLLQQFDGEPQLLKIHQKLKPSVSKIWVNSHRDYSIYQSIVPDIKCFQDDASGFFGPLMGMKSAWSHVEADYVLFIPCDVTYVPTQVVAKLHSALRKNKQAQAAYVSINGDSLYPFCLLKRESLITVTEQIEKQRLSLKECFKLLHAQVAIFQKQNLFFHSINSLDELQQYKQINAFKEIFTAS; from the coding sequence GTGAATAAGGGATATCCCGTAACTGATCTGGTCATTCTGGCGGGTGGACAAGCCCGTCGTATGAATGGTTTAAATAAGTTGTTGCAGCAATTTGATGGTGAACCCCAACTTCTTAAAATTCATCAAAAATTAAAACCATCTGTGTCTAAAATTTGGGTCAATAGTCATCGTGACTATTCAATCTATCAAAGTATTGTGCCAGATATTAAATGTTTTCAAGATGATGCTTCTGGCTTTTTCGGCCCGCTTATGGGAATGAAAAGTGCGTGGTCTCATGTAGAAGCAGATTATGTTTTATTTATTCCTTGTGATGTGACGTATGTGCCGACACAAGTCGTTGCCAAATTACACAGTGCACTTCGGAAAAATAAACAGGCTCAAGCAGCTTATGTTTCAATTAATGGAGATTCGTTGTATCCATTTTGCTTATTAAAACGTGAAAGCCTAATCACCGTAACAGAGCAAATTGAAAAACAACGATTAAGTTTGAAAGAGTGCTTTAAGCTTTTACATGCACAAGTCGCTATATTTCAAAAACAGAATCTTTTTTTTCATAGCATTAATTCATTGGATGAGCTTCAGCAATACAAACAAATCAATGCCTTTAAAGAGATATTTACAGCAAGTTAA